The proteins below are encoded in one region of Pseudomonadota bacterium:
- a CDS encoding NAD(P)-dependent alcohol dehydrogenase: MKIKAAVVREKSGPFLIEDIELDDPRENEVVIRIVGSGLCHTDLVAREQYLPFPLPAVLGHEGAGVVEKVGSRVKKVAPGDHVVLSYLTCGTCPSCVKGVPAHCLNFLGSNFAGVRFDGTSTMHKDGETINGAFFGQSSFASHVLANERNVVKVRKDVPLDILGPLGCGFQTGAGGVLNSLRARAGSSIAVFGIGSVGLSAIMAAFACGCTTIIAVDVNEDRLKIAREFGATHAINPDQVDPVAEIQKITGPGADYSLECTGIPKVFRQSVDAIAIGGTCGLIGVAPFGAEAILDMQNILNGRTILGIVEGDSNPDIFIPQLIELHMRGRFPFDRMIKFYTLDQINQAAKDSEKGITLKAILRP; the protein is encoded by the coding sequence ATGAAAATTAAAGCTGCTGTGGTTCGTGAGAAGTCAGGCCCCTTTCTCATCGAAGATATTGAACTCGATGATCCAAGGGAAAACGAAGTAGTTATACGCATTGTAGGCTCAGGGCTATGCCACACGGATCTGGTGGCGCGAGAGCAATATCTCCCCTTTCCGCTTCCTGCTGTCCTCGGGCATGAAGGTGCAGGTGTTGTAGAAAAGGTCGGGTCGAGGGTTAAAAAAGTTGCTCCAGGCGACCACGTGGTACTTAGTTATCTTACGTGCGGGACGTGCCCTTCCTGCGTAAAGGGTGTGCCTGCACATTGTTTAAATTTTCTCGGGTCGAATTTCGCAGGTGTACGTTTCGACGGTACGTCTACGATGCACAAAGACGGAGAAACCATCAACGGCGCTTTCTTCGGCCAGTCGTCCTTCGCTTCGCATGTTCTTGCAAATGAACGAAATGTGGTCAAAGTTCGTAAGGATGTTCCTCTTGATATACTTGGTCCATTGGGTTGCGGTTTCCAGACCGGTGCAGGAGGAGTCTTGAATTCTCTACGCGCCAGGGCAGGTTCATCTATTGCTGTTTTCGGGATAGGTTCTGTGGGGTTGAGCGCAATCATGGCTGCATTTGCCTGTGGATGCACCACGATTATTGCAGTTGATGTCAATGAAGATCGGCTCAAAATTGCCAGGGAGTTTGGAGCAACACATGCTATCAACCCCGATCAGGTGGATCCTGTTGCAGAAATCCAAAAGATTACCGGTCCCGGTGCTGACTATTCCCTTGAGTGTACCGGCATTCCAAAGGTCTTTCGTCAGTCGGTTGATGCCATAGCAATAGGCGGTACATGTGGGCTTATCGGTGTTGCGCCTTTCGGCGCCGAAGCAATCCTGGACATGCAAAACATCCTGAACGGGCGCACGATCCTGGGTATTGTGGAAGGCGATTCAAACCCCGATATTTTTATTCCTCAACTGATAGAACTTCATATGCGTGGCCGTTTTCCTTTTGACCGGATGATTAAATTCTATACCTTGGATCAGATTAACCAGGCCGCCAAAGACTCTGAGAAAGGAATAACATTAAAAGCTATTCTGCGTCCTTAG